From Leptospira venezuelensis, a single genomic window includes:
- a CDS encoding ImmA/IrrE family metallo-endopeptidase, with product MRGRKNPERIAELFLEENNITKYPVNIKKLIKKAGLQLVEMELPGDVSGILEVNGKEYTVFVHEKHHEHRQRFTMAHELGHFLIHQPKATHIDRKSFFRSPSSSEALNYEEIEANRFAASLLMPKEWVIKEINHFASLHGGDLIDNDQDLIEYLADEFDVSYAAMAFRIQNIGIFKGFFS from the coding sequence GTGCGCGGAAGAAAAAATCCTGAGCGAATCGCGGAATTATTTTTAGAAGAGAATAATATAACCAAGTATCCAGTTAATATAAAAAAATTAATTAAGAAAGCTGGACTCCAATTAGTTGAAATGGAATTACCTGGAGATGTTTCAGGCATTCTTGAAGTGAATGGGAAAGAATATACAGTTTTTGTTCATGAAAAACATCATGAACATAGACAGCGTTTTACAATGGCGCATGAATTAGGGCATTTCTTAATTCATCAACCGAAAGCAACTCACATCGATCGTAAATCTTTCTTCAGAAGTCCATCTTCTTCAGAAGCGCTGAATTATGAAGAAATAGAGGCGAATCGATTTGCAGCTTCGCTATTAATGCCGAAGGAATGGGTGATTAAAGAAATTAATCACTTTGCCTCTCTACATGGTGGAGACCTAATTGATAATGATCAAGATTTAATAGAGTACCTCGCTGACGAATTCGACGTGAGTTACGCAGCAATGGCCTTTCGAATTCAAAACATCGGAATCTTTAAAGGATTCTTTAGTTAA
- a CDS encoding ComEC/Rec2 family competence protein: MKNVAVEVIKPEKSDTFRIIFLNVGQGESTLLAIPNKDGAHKYALIDSNIDTSVDGVDLIEMLEDLLGGESLDYYINTHPHKDHNAKVKEIQERFGISELWHSGHTPKGDHKSSFEEMKDVINQLGTDKVFLLKGTNSKNKVRNSKDEKDVIRELGSISYQVLAPAEYVKDDIEDENAETHYARIHEYCGVIKFTYGNPEKSILITGDSNCIAWKNHIVEYHNGILKSEILSASHHGSKDFFWENGDVDLDVYLEHMDSIRPEYLVISAPKESKHGHPHEEALEQYKKYVVEENIFNLGEEEFCLVVDISPDGKMSFSKDKSLIEEYCSNKEKKRKEQKFFHSKRPSEPEPERFA; this comes from the coding sequence ATGAAGAATGTAGCAGTTGAAGTAATTAAGCCAGAAAAGTCGGATACGTTTCGAATTATCTTTTTAAACGTGGGGCAAGGGGAGAGCACTTTGCTCGCAATTCCTAATAAAGATGGGGCACATAAGTATGCACTCATAGATTCAAACATAGATACATCAGTCGACGGAGTCGATCTGATTGAAATGTTAGAGGATTTATTAGGTGGTGAATCCTTAGATTATTATATCAACACTCATCCTCATAAAGACCACAACGCTAAGGTCAAAGAAATTCAAGAAAGATTTGGTATCAGTGAATTATGGCATTCAGGCCACACACCTAAGGGAGATCATAAGTCTTCTTTTGAGGAAATGAAAGATGTAATCAATCAATTGGGTACTGACAAGGTTTTTCTTCTAAAAGGTACAAATTCAAAAAACAAAGTAAGAAATTCGAAAGATGAAAAAGATGTCATTAGGGAACTTGGAAGTATCTCATATCAAGTTTTAGCTCCCGCAGAATATGTAAAAGATGACATTGAAGATGAAAATGCAGAAACGCATTATGCTCGTATCCATGAATATTGCGGAGTAATAAAATTTACGTACGGAAATCCGGAAAAATCCATCCTTATTACCGGTGATTCGAACTGTATTGCTTGGAAAAACCATATTGTGGAATATCATAATGGCATTTTGAAAAGCGAAATTCTTAGCGCTTCGCATCATGGATCGAAAGACTTTTTTTGGGAAAACGGTGACGTAGACCTTGATGTTTATCTTGAACATATGGATTCAATAAGGCCAGAATATTTAGTCATAAGTGCTCCTAAGGAAAGCAAGCATGGGCATCCACATGAAGAAGCATTGGAGCAGTATAAGAAGTACGTAGTAGAAGAAAATATTTTCAATTTAGGAGAAGAAGAATTTTGCCTTGTTGTAGATATATCGCCAGATGGAAAAATGAGCTTTAGTAAAGACAAAAGCTTGATAGAGGAGTATTGCTCTAATAAAGAGAAGAAAAGGAAGGAACAGAAATTTTTTCATTCCAAAAGACCATCAGAGCCTGAGCCAGAGAGGTTTGCTTAG
- a CDS encoding helix-turn-helix domain-containing protein yields MEPSWIVSLNQSIGRNVRNYRKDRKISVENIAKMVSLSKSSIVQIERGQQATPVHKLYLIAEALNCSIFDLLPSMEDFKRSKNSNVDSQSLKRIKDDELKRILKTISKGKTSARKKKS; encoded by the coding sequence ATGGAACCTTCATGGATTGTAAGTTTAAATCAATCTATTGGTCGAAATGTCCGAAATTATAGAAAGGACCGGAAGATTTCTGTAGAAAATATAGCAAAAATGGTATCCCTATCTAAATCCTCAATCGTCCAGATTGAAAGAGGGCAACAAGCTACGCCGGTTCATAAGCTATATTTGATTGCAGAGGCATTAAATTGTAGTATATTTGATTTACTACCCTCTATGGAGGATTTTAAGCGTTCTAAAAATAGCAATGTAGATTCTCAGTCTTTGAAAAGAATAAAAGACGATGAATTGAAGAGAATTCTCAAAACAATTTCAAAAGGAAAAACTAGTGCGCGGAAGAAAAAATCCTGA